GTCACGCTGAACTCCCGTGGAGCGGTGGAAATCATCATCGCCAACTTAGCCCTGCAACAAGGACTGATTGGCGAAAAGATTTTCGCAACACTTGTGGTGCTGGCGATTGCCACATCATTGCTTCCGGGCCCGGCGACCCGACTCCTGAAGCTGCGGGAATAACAGATTCCGGGCATAAAAAAAGCACCCTTATGGGGTGCTTTTCATTTTTAACCTTTTAGGTTTTTGAATCGCAGGTAGTGATCCACCGCAATCGACAGGATCGCGTAGTCATCCAACAATCCCACCCCAGGAACTGAATCCGGGATAAAATCAAAAGGAAACACCAAGTAGTACATGGCACCGACAGCCACGTATTTGGATGTCTTTTGCAGATCGCCATCTTTAAGCACGTTCCAAAGTGTCATCACTTTCTCACGGATGCTTGGACTCTTGTTTTGCAGACCTTGTAGCGTCGCTTCATTGTTTTGAACGTAAGTCAGACTGTCATCACGCTGACCTAGACGAAGACATAGATCCATCAGACCATCTTCGTTGGCACCAGATTGTTCAAACTGAGTTGCTTGCAGGTCCATCATCATAAATGAATTGTTAGCAAACAAGGACTGAGAAAACTCGTAAGCTTCCTTCACGCACTCATGGTCTTTATCGATAACGCCATCTTTTACCATGGTCAAAATGCCTTGATAAAGATTCGTATCGTACTGAGCAGGAACTCTGACAGTTCCACCCTTTTTCAACCAACGACGCAAAGTCATGTTGGAAACTTGAAAATAGACGGCCAATTTTTCAGGACTCAATCCGGTATCTTTACTGATTTTGCTTAATTGGCTGATTTTCATAAATATATAGTATCACAGTGTTTGTTACATTTAAAGGGATGCTTCCTTGCCGTCCTGAGCCGAAAAACTGACGGCCAATCGTATAAACAACTTCAAATCCTATAAAACCGCCCTCATCTCTAAGTCCTTAACATCTGTGATTTAAAGACGCCCACAGCAACCCTTTGTTGCGCTCGAAATATTCCCATGGCAATCCGCAGAATCCCTGCTATATCAACAGCATATAAGGGAGAGTTTATGAGTCTAATGATGTCCATCGCGACACTTCTTGCATCCATCACTTTAAGTTTTTCAGCTTCTGCGCAAACCTTTAACGCCCCTACTTCGC
This is a stretch of genomic DNA from Bdellovibrio sp. GT3. It encodes these proteins:
- a CDS encoding YkvA family protein, with amino-acid sequence MKISQLSKISKDTGLSPEKLAVYFQVSNMTLRRWLKKGGTVRVPAQYDTNLYQGILTMVKDGVIDKDHECVKEAYEFSQSLFANNSFMMMDLQATQFEQSGANEDGLMDLCLRLGQRDDSLTYVQNNEATLQGLQNKSPSIREKVMTLWNVLKDGDLQKTSKYVAVGAMYYLVFPFDFIPDSVPGVGLLDDYAILSIAVDHYLRFKNLKG